From the Micromonospora echinofusca genome, the window TGGCGGTCGGTTCGGCCGCGCCCGCCCTGCCGGCGGCCGGGGGCGAACCGGATGACGGCTCCCGCATCGTGCAGTGGGGGCGCGAGCGTGCCGGGGCTGCCCCCGGAGCCGCGCCGGAACGCCGCGAGGAGGGTGCCGGCGGGCATCGGCCGGGCGAAGAGGTGTCCCTGGCCGGCCGTGCAGCCCAGCTCCCAGAGGGCCCGGCGCTGCGGCTCGCTCTCCACGCCCTCGGCCACCACCTCGAGCCCGAGGCTGCGTCCGAGGTCGAGGGTGGAGCGGATGACGGCGGCGGCCTCGGCGGAGCTTTCCATGGCGGTCACGAAGCTGCGGTCGATCTTCAGCTCGTGCACGGGGATGCGGGAGAGCAGCGACAGGGAGGAGTAGCCGGTGCCGAAGTCGTCGAGCGCCAGGCGGACGCCCTCGTCGCGCAGCCGGCTGAGCACCCGGTCGACCACGTCGAGCTGGCTGAGGGTGAGCGTCTCGGTCAGCTCGAGGACCAGCCGGTCGGGGGGCAGGTCGTGGGCCCGTAGGCGGGCCAGCACGGAGCCGGGGAAGCGGGCGTCGAGGAGGCTGCGCGGCGACACGTTGACCGCCACCGGCACGTCGAAGCCGGCGTCGCGCCAGCTGCCCGCCGCGATGAGGGCCTGGTCGAGGATCGCCTCGGCGAAGGCGGGGAGCAGGCCCGAGCGTTCCACGGCCTCCAGGAAGCGCAGCGGGTCGATCATGCCGTGGGTGGGGTGGTGCCAGCGGGCGAGGGCCTCCGCGCCGGTGACCCGGCCGGTGCCCAGGTCGACGATGGGCTGGAAGTTGACGGTGAACTCGTGGTCGGCGACGGCGCGCGGCAGTTCGCCGCCGAGGGTGAGCCGGCCGAGGTCGGCGGTGTCGCGGGTCGGGGCGTACGTCGAGGTGCGCTGACCGGCCCGCTTGGCCTGGTACATCGCGACGTCGGCGCGGCGCAGCAGCTCCGGCATGCCGCCGGTGGCGGGTGCGGCGGCGATCCCGCCGCTGGCCTCGACGCTGATCCGCATGCCGTCGAGGTCGAACGGTTCGTGCAGCGCGGCGAGCAGGGTCTCCGCGCGGTGTGCGGCCACCGCCGGGGCCGGCAGACCCCGCAGGAGTACGGCGAACTCGTCGCCGCCGAGGCGGGCCACCAGGTCGCCGTCCTGGGCGGCGCCGCTCAGCCGCTCGGCGACCTGCACCAGCACCTGGTCGCCGGCGGCGTGCCCGAGGGTGTCGTTGACCTCCTTGAAGTGGTTGAGGTCGATCAGCACCAGGGCGGTCACGCCGTCGGCGTGGCGGGTGCCGAGGTGTTCGCTGCCCTGGTCGAGCAGGTGCCGGCGGTTGGCGAGCCCGGTCAGTGCGTCGTGGGTGGCGGCGTACGCGTGTTCGTCGGCGACGCGGGCCAGCTCGGCGTACGCCTGCGCGTTGCGGACGGCGGTGCAGAGCGCCGAGGCGAAGGTGCGCAGCGTGTACTGCTCCCGCTCGGAGAGGGCCACGGGACCACGGAACCGCAGTCGCAGGATGCCCACGTCGACCGTCCGGTCGTGCCCTTCCAGCGGGGCGGGGACCACGGTGCCGTCCGCCGGGGTCGGCTCGCCGGCGGGCCCGTCGTACGTGATGGCGACCGCGCCGCCGCGCACGGTCCGGCCGCCGTCGCGCAGCTCGATCTCCACCTCGTCGGCGGAGAACAGCTCGGCGGCCTGGGTGACGGCGGTGGTGAGGACCTTGTCCAGGTCGACCACGTTCAGCGCGTCGGTGGTGCGGGCGAGGCGCTGCCACGCCTGCTGCTCGGTGCGGGCCTTGACCCGGTTG encodes:
- a CDS encoding putative bifunctional diguanylate cyclase/phosphodiesterase gives rise to the protein MGKTEAERRLTLHVGLVCVVAAIAAALCLRELTRLDWSRNHLPLSLALICLAFLGMTIKWRIRIRATVHAISWSETAIILSLAVAPTPLVILTTGIGAAMAQYFAKLPPLKAAFGVAKTMLLAVGGGTALHAAGGSPPITDLWQVLGPIGLAYAVAVILDELLTLPVIALATGTRLRQLFREDLGLRLTSALARFVLIVTTLFILHADPRLLLAVPPLVLSLHLLYSNRVKARTEQQAWQRLARTTDALNVVDLDKVLTTAVTQAAELFSADEVEIELRDGGRTVRGGAVAITYDGPAGEPTPADGTVVPAPLEGHDRTVDVGILRLRFRGPVALSEREQYTLRTFASALCTAVRNAQAYAELARVADEHAYAATHDALTGLANRRHLLDQGSEHLGTRHADGVTALVLIDLNHFKEVNDTLGHAAGDQVLVQVAERLSGAAQDGDLVARLGGDEFAVLLRGLPAPAVAAHRAETLLAALHEPFDLDGMRISVEASGGIAAAPATGGMPELLRRADVAMYQAKRAGQRTSTYAPTRDTADLGRLTLGGELPRAVADHEFTVNFQPIVDLGTGRVTGAEALARWHHPTHGMIDPLRFLEAVERSGLLPAFAEAILDQALIAAGSWRDAGFDVPVAVNVSPRSLLDARFPGSVLARLRAHDLPPDRLVLELTETLTLSQLDVVDRVLSRLRDEGVRLALDDFGTGYSSLSLLSRIPVHELKIDRSFVTAMESSAEAAAVIRSTLDLGRSLGLEVVAEGVESEPQRRALWELGCTAGQGHLFARPMPAGTLLAAFRRGSGGSPGTLAPPLHDAGAVIRFAPGRRQGGRGRTDRHLPA